The Halorientalis sp. IM1011 genome window below encodes:
- the acs gene encoding acetate--CoA ligase alpha subunit — protein MGELATMFAPDRVAVVGATESEGSVGRAITSNLAADFEGEVVPVNPNAETVLGKQCYEDIGSVPGTVDVAVVVVPAAIAVDVVEGCGEAGVENVVVITAGFSEAGSDGASRERRLRDVAEQYDLNVVGPNSLGIMSTAVNMNATFGPENARPGSISFMSQSGAFVTAVLDWANDNDVGFRDIVSLGNKTVLDERNFVAEWGDDPETDVILAYLEGIENGSEFIQTAREVTQNTPILMVKSGRTEAGASAAASHTGTMAGSERAYEAGLEQAGVLRVETVQELFDYAGILAGQPLPESDGVAIVTNAGGPGVMTTDAIGDADLDLASFADDTIDSLTEALPDGANVYNPIDVIGDADVERFREAIRITLADPNVGAAIVLACPTATLTFEDLAEATVELQAEYGTPIAASLMGGDSTREAQSILREADIPTYFDPARAVRSLDALREYREIRAREYTEPEEFDVDRERAREVLESAKRRDTNSLGVEAMDLLSAYGIPTPAGEIVDGTAEAREAAERIDDGDGVVMKIVSPDILHKSDIGGVEVGVPPEEVADTYEDLVTRARNYQSDATILGVQVQEMLDLDDATETIVGTNRDPQFGPLVLFGLGGIFVEVLEDTTLRVAPVSEPEAEAMIDEIESAPLLRGARGREPVDEAGVVETIQRLSQLVTDFPAILELDINPLVATPEGVSAVDVRLTIDQEQL, from the coding sequence ATGGGCGAGCTAGCTACGATGTTCGCGCCGGACCGGGTGGCGGTCGTCGGCGCGACCGAGAGCGAGGGATCCGTCGGCCGCGCCATCACGTCGAACCTCGCCGCCGACTTCGAGGGTGAGGTAGTCCCCGTCAACCCCAACGCCGAGACGGTCCTCGGCAAGCAGTGCTACGAGGACATCGGGTCGGTCCCGGGGACGGTCGACGTGGCGGTGGTCGTGGTGCCGGCAGCCATCGCAGTCGACGTGGTCGAGGGCTGTGGCGAGGCCGGCGTCGAGAACGTGGTCGTCATCACGGCCGGGTTCAGCGAGGCCGGCAGCGACGGGGCGAGCCGCGAGCGCCGCCTCCGTGACGTCGCCGAGCAGTACGACCTCAACGTCGTCGGCCCCAACAGCCTCGGAATCATGAGCACCGCCGTGAACATGAACGCGACCTTCGGGCCGGAGAACGCCCGGCCCGGATCGATCTCCTTTATGAGTCAGTCCGGCGCGTTCGTCACCGCGGTCTTGGACTGGGCCAACGACAACGACGTCGGTTTCAGAGATATCGTGTCGCTTGGAAACAAGACGGTCCTCGACGAACGCAACTTCGTCGCAGAGTGGGGCGACGACCCGGAGACGGACGTAATCCTGGCCTACCTCGAAGGGATCGAGAACGGCTCGGAGTTCATTCAGACCGCCCGTGAGGTCACGCAGAACACCCCGATCCTGATGGTCAAATCGGGCCGGACCGAGGCGGGTGCGTCGGCGGCGGCCTCCCACACGGGGACGATGGCCGGCAGCGAACGCGCCTACGAGGCGGGGCTGGAACAGGCCGGCGTCCTCCGTGTCGAGACGGTTCAGGAACTGTTCGACTACGCCGGCATCCTCGCGGGCCAGCCCCTCCCGGAGAGCGACGGCGTGGCCATCGTCACCAACGCCGGCGGGCCGGGCGTGATGACGACCGACGCGATCGGCGACGCCGACCTCGATCTGGCGTCCTTCGCCGACGACACCATCGACAGCCTGACCGAGGCACTCCCGGACGGCGCGAACGTCTACAACCCGATCGACGTGATCGGGGACGCCGACGTGGAGCGGTTCCGGGAGGCCATTCGTATCACGCTGGCGGACCCGAACGTCGGGGCGGCCATCGTGCTGGCCTGCCCAACCGCGACGCTCACGTTCGAGGACCTGGCCGAGGCCACCGTCGAACTTCAGGCGGAGTACGGGACGCCGATCGCGGCGTCGCTGATGGGTGGGGATTCCACGCGAGAGGCCCAGTCGATCCTGAGAGAGGCCGACATCCCGACGTACTTCGATCCCGCGCGGGCGGTCCGGAGCCTCGACGCGCTCCGTGAGTACCGCGAGATTCGGGCCCGCGAGTACACCGAGCCGGAGGAGTTCGACGTGGACCGCGAGCGCGCCCGCGAGGTTCTCGAATCGGCCAAGCGCCGGGACACCAACAGCCTCGGCGTCGAGGCGATGGACCTCCTGTCGGCCTACGGCATTCCGACACCGGCCGGCGAGATCGTCGACGGGACCGCCGAGGCACGCGAAGCCGCCGAACGCATCGACGACGGCGACGGCGTCGTGATGAAGATCGTCAGCCCGGACATCCTCCACAAGTCCGACATCGGCGGCGTCGAGGTGGGGGTACCCCCCGAGGAGGTGGCCGACACCTACGAGGACCTGGTCACCAGGGCGCGCAACTACCAGTCCGACGCGACCATCCTCGGCGTGCAGGTCCAGGAGATGCTCGATCTGGACGACGCAACCGAGACCATCGTCGGCACGAACCGCGACCCGCAGTTCGGACCACTCGTGCTGTTCGGTCTGGGCGGCATCTTCGTCGAGGTGCTGGAGGACACGACGCTGCGGGTCGCGCCGGTGAGCGAACCCGAGGCGGAGGCGATGATCGACGAGATCGAATCCGCGCCGCTGTTGCGGGGGGCGCGGGGCCGCGAGCCGGTCGACGAGGCCGGCGTCGTCGAGACGATCCAGCGGCTCTCACAGCTGGTGACGGACTTCCCCGCGATACTGGAACTGGACATCAACCCGCTCGTCGCGACTCCCGAGGGCGTCTCGGCGGTCGACGTGCGACTCACTATCGATCAGGAGCAACTATGA
- a CDS encoding phosphotransacetylase family protein codes for MNPILVSSTEASTGKTAVTLALARHAADAGQSVGYMKPKGTRLQSAVGKTLDQDPMLARDILDLDEEMHVMEPIVYSPTFVQEVVRGREDLDALHDSVTENYATIAEDKDVVVIEGAGEYTTGGIIDLTDPDMADLLDARVLLLANYDEPADLDDVLAAADAFGDRLGGVLFNGVSDDEFDELTEDVIPFLRERGVTVFGAIPQVQELSAVTVGELASELGADVLTGDAPTDAYVERFLVGAMGREAALSGFRRAREAAVITGGDRSEIQTAALSAPGVKCLLLTGGHRPSGAVVGRAEESGTPILLVQGDTRTTIDRAEAVVRSGRTRDPETVERMGELLADAVDVDGLLALGE; via the coding sequence ATGAACCCGATACTCGTCAGTTCGACCGAGGCAAGTACAGGCAAGACGGCCGTCACGCTCGCGCTGGCCCGCCACGCCGCCGACGCCGGACAGTCGGTCGGCTACATGAAACCGAAGGGTACCCGCCTCCAGAGCGCCGTCGGGAAGACCCTCGACCAGGATCCAATGTTGGCCCGGGACATCCTCGACCTGGACGAGGAGATGCACGTGATGGAGCCCATCGTCTACTCGCCGACGTTCGTCCAGGAGGTCGTCCGGGGCCGGGAGGACCTGGACGCGCTCCACGACAGCGTCACCGAGAATTACGCGACGATCGCCGAGGACAAGGACGTCGTCGTGATCGAAGGGGCCGGCGAGTACACCACTGGCGGGATCATCGATCTGACCGATCCCGACATGGCGGACCTGCTCGACGCCCGCGTCCTGCTGTTGGCCAACTACGACGAACCCGCGGACCTGGACGACGTGCTGGCGGCTGCCGACGCCTTCGGCGACCGACTCGGGGGTGTGCTGTTCAACGGCGTCTCCGACGACGAGTTCGACGAACTCACCGAGGACGTGATCCCGTTCCTCCGGGAGCGGGGCGTGACGGTCTTCGGTGCAATCCCGCAGGTGCAGGAGCTGTCGGCTGTCACTGTCGGCGAACTCGCCAGCGAACTGGGTGCGGACGTGCTGACGGGCGACGCGCCGACCGACGCCTACGTCGAACGGTTCCTCGTCGGCGCGATGGGGCGAGAGGCCGCCCTCTCGGGCTTCCGACGAGCCCGCGAGGCCGCGGTCATCACCGGCGGCGACCGATCGGAGATCCAGACGGCCGCACTCAGCGCACCAGGCGTCAAGTGTCTCCTGCTCACGGGCGGCCACCGCCCGAGCGGTGCCGTGGTCGGCCGCGCGGAGGAGAGCGGCACACCCATCCTGCTGGTGCAGGGCGACACCCGGACGACCATCGACCGCGCCGAGGCCGTCGTCCGGAGCGGCCGCACGCGCGACCCCGAGACCGTAGAGCGGATGGGCGAGTTGCTCGCCGACGCCGTCGACGTGGACGGGTTGCTCGCGCTCGGGGAGTGA
- the bioD gene encoding dethiobiotin synthase: protein MTGGVDEPRDLAVVGTDTGVGKTVVTAGLVGRRREEGLDARAIKPCQTGYPPDDDAAFVTEACDDESAATCLRRLEPALAPAVAAERTGEDLSYERIIFGCRDAVADAEVGIVEGIGGLRVPLADGREVVDLVSDLDLPALVVARSGLGTLNHTALTVEALRRRDVPVAGVVLNEYASETTAERTNPDALQEMTGLPVETIPPLPLDDPSDAVAGVREHLPDSLVPAE, encoded by the coding sequence ATGACCGGCGGAGTCGACGAGCCTCGGGATCTTGCCGTCGTGGGTACCGATACCGGCGTCGGCAAGACCGTCGTCACTGCGGGACTGGTCGGCCGACGCCGCGAGGAGGGACTCGACGCCCGCGCGATCAAGCCGTGCCAGACCGGCTACCCGCCCGACGACGACGCGGCATTCGTCACCGAGGCCTGCGACGACGAGTCCGCCGCGACCTGTCTCCGGCGACTCGAACCCGCGCTCGCACCGGCCGTCGCTGCCGAACGGACCGGCGAAGATCTTTCCTACGAGAGAATCATTTTCGGCTGTCGAGACGCCGTCGCAGATGCGGAAGTCGGGATCGTCGAGGGAATCGGCGGCCTCCGTGTCCCGCTCGCGGACGGACGGGAGGTCGTCGATCTCGTGTCCGATCTGGACCTGCCGGCGCTGGTTGTCGCCCGCTCCGGACTCGGGACGCTGAATCACACCGCGCTGACCGTCGAGGCGCTCCGCCGGCGAGACGTGCCGGTCGCTGGGGTCGTCCTGAACGAGTACGCGAGCGAGACCACGGCCGAGCGGACCAATCCAGACGCGTTGCAGGAGATGACGGGACTGCCGGTCGAGACGATACCGCCACTGCCGCTTGACGACCCGAGTGACGCGGTGGCAGGGGTTCGGGAGCACCTGCCGGACTCGCTGGTTCCAGCGGAGTGA
- a CDS encoding 8-amino-7-oxononanoate synthase — MSGDTDAAPADRTRSTTDRGFDPKARLAEREQRGLRRDLTPVAEVTARTPIADDPKGDPVAFDGPEQLLFATNDYLGLACDDRVQRAAAETAREVGTGAGASRLVTGDTLTHRALERDLADTKEAERALVFSSGYATNVGVIAALGPDVVFSDELNHASIVDGCRQAGAETVVYDHCDPSDLRGKMDERASRSQSTGDESWLVLTDSVFSMDGDVAPLADICDTVEAFGAWLLVDEAHATGLYEDGGGIVQREGLSDRVHVQMGTLSKALGSQGGYVAGSEALIEHLLNAARSFVFSTGLTPPAAGAAREALRIAREDDTHRDRLWENVRRLRDGLEDAGFEVWGETQILPVVVGDREDAMALDARLRDHDIVAPGIRPPTVPEGTSRIRVAPMATHTETEIDRCLTAFREAGHELNLL; from the coding sequence ATGTCCGGCGACACAGACGCCGCACCCGCGGACCGCACCCGCAGCACCACCGACCGCGGATTCGACCCCAAAGCGAGACTCGCCGAGCGCGAGCAACGTGGGCTCCGTCGTGATCTGACCCCCGTCGCCGAGGTGACGGCTCGGACCCCCATCGCCGACGATCCGAAGGGCGATCCGGTGGCCTTCGACGGCCCCGAGCAACTGCTCTTCGCCACCAACGACTACCTCGGACTGGCGTGTGACGACCGAGTCCAGCGGGCCGCCGCCGAGACCGCCCGCGAGGTCGGCACCGGTGCAGGCGCGAGTCGACTCGTGACCGGCGACACGCTGACCCACCGCGCGCTTGAGCGCGACCTCGCCGACACCAAGGAGGCCGAGCGCGCACTGGTCTTCTCCTCGGGGTACGCGACCAACGTCGGCGTGATCGCCGCGCTCGGGCCCGACGTTGTGTTCTCCGACGAACTCAACCACGCCAGTATCGTCGACGGCTGCCGACAGGCCGGTGCGGAGACCGTCGTCTACGACCACTGCGATCCCTCGGACCTGCGAGGGAAGATGGACGAGAGAGCGAGCAGAAGCCAGTCCACTGGCGACGAATCCTGGCTCGTCCTCACCGACTCGGTGTTCAGCATGGACGGCGACGTGGCTCCGCTCGCCGACATCTGTGACACCGTCGAAGCGTTCGGCGCGTGGCTGCTGGTCGACGAGGCCCACGCGACTGGCCTCTACGAGGACGGCGGTGGGATCGTTCAACGCGAGGGCCTCTCGGATCGGGTCCACGTCCAGATGGGGACGCTCTCGAAGGCGCTGGGGAGTCAGGGCGGCTACGTCGCCGGTAGCGAGGCCCTGATCGAACACCTGCTGAACGCCGCGCGCTCGTTCGTCTTCTCGACGGGACTCACCCCGCCGGCGGCCGGCGCTGCCCGCGAGGCGCTCCGGATCGCCCGCGAGGACGACACCCACCGCGACCGGCTCTGGGAGAACGTCCGACGCCTCCGGGACGGTCTGGAAGACGCCGGCTTCGAGGTGTGGGGTGAGACGCAGATCCTTCCCGTCGTCGTCGGTGACCGCGAGGACGCGATGGCCCTCGACGCTCGCCTCCGTGACCACGATATCGTCGCGCCGGGAATCCGACCGCCCACGGTTCCGGAAGGGACGAGTCGGATCCGCGTCGCGCCGATGGCCACCCACACCGAGACCGAGATCGACCGCTGTCTCACGGCCTTTCGCGAGGCTGGGCACGAACTGAACCTGCTATGA
- a CDS encoding transcriptional regulator: MNDVNFAILGCGGIGRRTLEVSRDKDHLTPVAACDRNGVAVDHSGLDVDELLGATEGNIASESRSDSERASGERSEPRADGGTAAASGADGIKQTGENAGVAASVQADSTETPIDDVIEASDAIDAVLIALPNFEHDFIPRVADRFADAGYSGVLVDVLKRSRVIDILDDRTEAFEEQGITFVCGAGATPGFLTGAAAIAAQSFVEIEAVEIRWGVGLKSGYEDNRGTVREDVAHLPGYDIDDAREMSDAEIEAVIDDHDGVIEFEDMEHADDVLLERAGICDAEDVTVGGILDVTSDEKPTTTTVRVTGRTFDGETGTNTFELDDATSMAANVNGPALGYLKAGVRRNRAGEYGVFGPADLMPGF; this comes from the coding sequence ATGAACGACGTGAACTTCGCGATACTGGGATGCGGCGGAATCGGCCGACGAACGCTCGAAGTCTCCAGGGACAAGGACCATCTCACGCCGGTTGCGGCGTGTGACCGAAACGGGGTCGCCGTCGATCACTCCGGACTGGACGTGGACGAACTGCTCGGGGCGACTGAAGGCAACATCGCGAGCGAGTCGCGGAGCGACTCGGAGCGAGCGAGCGGAGAACGAAGTGAGCCGCGAGCAGACGGCGGGACCGCCGCTGCCAGCGGCGCCGACGGCATCAAACAGACCGGCGAGAACGCCGGCGTCGCGGCCTCGGTACAGGCAGACTCGACCGAGACGCCCATCGATGACGTGATCGAAGCGAGCGACGCTATCGACGCCGTGTTGATCGCGCTCCCGAACTTCGAACACGACTTCATTCCCCGGGTTGCCGACCGGTTCGCCGACGCTGGATACTCGGGCGTACTCGTGGACGTACTCAAGCGCTCACGGGTCATCGACATACTCGACGACCGCACCGAGGCGTTCGAGGAACAGGGCATCACCTTCGTCTGCGGCGCGGGCGCGACGCCGGGCTTCCTGACCGGCGCGGCGGCCATCGCGGCCCAGTCGTTCGTCGAGATCGAGGCAGTCGAGATACGGTGGGGCGTCGGACTCAAATCGGGGTACGAGGACAACCGCGGCACGGTCCGGGAGGACGTCGCCCACCTGCCCGGCTACGACATCGACGACGCCCGGGAGATGAGTGACGCAGAGATCGAGGCCGTCATCGACGACCACGACGGCGTCATCGAGTTCGAGGACATGGAACACGCCGACGACGTGCTCCTGGAGCGGGCCGGGATCTGCGACGCCGAGGACGTGACCGTCGGCGGGATTCTGGACGTGACCAGCGACGAGAAACCGACGACGACCACGGTCAGGGTCACCGGGAGGACCTTCGACGGCGAGACCGGGACGAACACCTTCGAACTCGACGACGCGACGAGCATGGCGGCCAACGTCAACGGCCCGGCGCTGGGCTACCTGAAGGCCGGCGTTCGCCGCAACCGCGCCGGCGAGTACGGCGTGTTCGGCCCCGCCGACCTGATGCCCGGGTTCTGA
- the bioB gene encoding biotin synthase BioB translates to MVYETGNRTIDDAVERVLSGESLDRRDGLALLAQPVEELAAAADYVRSQLGDGTVDACSIVNAKAGNCAEDCGFCAQSVHFDTGIETYGFLDPEEILAAAKRAERDGAQRFGIVVAEKGVSKENRPEEWREVLRAIRLVRDETDVEVDASLGILTREEAEILADEGINHYNHNIETSPRFFPEIVDTHSFEDRVETLELAKDVGMDLCAGVILGMGETPTDRVDAAVALQDIGVSSLPVNILNPVAGTDLGEKLGDSAAIGTEEIIETIAVYRLLHPEARVRLTGGREVNLDQDEQHLPFEAGADGILTGDYLTTGGQSPGDDIEVMERAGMEPNMAENEFDAEAVKARAGEEPTEGETDLETAAGTATSNAELDD, encoded by the coding sequence GTGGTTTACGAGACCGGTAACCGGACGATAGACGACGCCGTCGAGCGAGTGCTGTCGGGCGAGTCGCTCGACCGCCGTGACGGACTCGCTCTGCTGGCACAGCCGGTCGAGGAACTCGCGGCTGCGGCCGACTACGTGCGGTCACAGCTGGGCGACGGCACGGTCGACGCCTGTTCCATCGTGAACGCGAAGGCGGGCAACTGCGCGGAGGACTGTGGCTTCTGTGCGCAGTCGGTCCACTTCGACACCGGCATCGAGACGTACGGGTTCCTCGACCCCGAGGAGATACTGGCCGCGGCGAAACGCGCCGAACGCGACGGTGCCCAGCGGTTCGGCATCGTCGTCGCGGAGAAGGGCGTCTCGAAGGAGAACCGCCCCGAGGAGTGGCGGGAAGTCCTGCGGGCGATCAGGCTGGTTCGCGACGAGACCGACGTGGAAGTCGACGCCAGCCTCGGTATCCTCACACGTGAGGAAGCCGAGATTCTCGCCGACGAAGGAATCAACCACTACAATCACAACATCGAGACCTCACCGCGTTTCTTCCCGGAGATCGTCGACACCCACTCCTTCGAGGACCGGGTGGAGACGCTGGAACTGGCCAAGGACGTTGGGATGGACCTCTGTGCGGGCGTCATCCTCGGGATGGGCGAGACGCCGACCGACCGCGTGGACGCGGCTGTCGCGCTCCAGGACATCGGCGTCTCCTCGCTGCCCGTCAACATCCTGAATCCCGTCGCGGGGACGGATCTCGGCGAGAAACTGGGCGATTCGGCCGCCATCGGTACCGAGGAGATAATCGAGACTATCGCAGTCTACCGGCTGTTGCACCCCGAAGCACGGGTGCGGCTCACCGGCGGCCGCGAGGTCAACCTCGATCAGGACGAACAGCACCTGCCCTTCGAGGCGGGTGCAGACGGCATCCTGACCGGCGACTACCTCACCACGGGCGGACAGTCGCCCGGCGACGACATCGAGGTGATGGAGCGGGCCGGGATGGAGCCGAACATGGCGGAAAACGAGTTCGACGCGGAGGCCGTCAAGGCCCGCGCCGGCGAGGAGCCGACGGAGGGAGAGACGGACCTGGAGACGGCCGCTGGAACGGCGACGAGCAACGCGGAACTGGACGATTAA
- the trxA gene encoding thioredoxin, translated as MSDASDSDDIESIREQKKEELKSNLTGASTADEPVHVEDGDHFADLTGDGVVLVDFYADWCGPCKMLEPTVESVAAETDATVAKVDVDQHQSLAQQFNVQGVPTLILFADGEAVEQIVGVQDQGTLVDLVEQYS; from the coding sequence ATGAGTGACGCCAGTGATTCGGACGATATCGAGTCGATTCGCGAGCAAAAGAAGGAGGAACTGAAGTCGAACCTGACGGGTGCCTCGACGGCCGACGAACCGGTCCACGTCGAGGACGGCGATCACTTCGCCGACCTCACCGGTGACGGGGTCGTCCTCGTGGACTTCTACGCGGACTGGTGTGGTCCCTGCAAGATGCTCGAACCGACGGTCGAGAGCGTCGCCGCCGAAACCGACGCGACTGTCGCGAAGGTCGACGTGGACCAGCACCAGTCGCTCGCCCAGCAGTTCAACGTTCAGGGCGTGCCGACGCTGATCCTGTTCGCCGACGGCGAAGCCGTCGAGCAGATCGTCGGCGTTCAGGACCAGGGGACGCTCGTCGACCTCGTCGAGCAGTACAGCTAA